A region of the Centropristis striata isolate RG_2023a ecotype Rhode Island chromosome 20, C.striata_1.0, whole genome shotgun sequence genome:
GCAAGGTAACTGGAATATAGTGTGCATAGTGCCTTACTTCTGCAGACGGCCAGTGGGGAAAAACGTTCAGGATACACAAATGATTGCTGGAATATGGAGGACAGAAGCTACCAAAATCAAAAGTTCATAAATAAATGACATGATAAATTAATTACTATACcattaaatgtactaaaaataATTCAGTGCCTTGGTCCCACACCACCAGGCTCAAATAGCTGTATTactaaaataatacagaaataaatatgtttggggaaataaaaaggtaaaataatacagaaaaaaatacaaacaaatatatttaaaaagtaaaaaaataaataaaatcaaagtaaatacaaaatacattcaaaaaattaaaactcaagaaaaagaaaagaaaatgctaattaaaacagaaatataaattaatatccataatatgatcaatttaatggcatataaatgtatcaattatttatttatttttggtttttgcAGCTTTCGTCCTCCATACTAGATAAGAAAAGCTCATGGTGAAATGTTTTCGATTCAGAGATGCAATTAAATTTGAAGATTAAATCAAGGGTCTCTATGTCTACGAGTTATTACAAAGttattcagttatttcactTTACTGCAATCACAGCTCATTCAGTATATTATGCTCACACTTTGTGTTAAAAAATCAGTATCAACAGTAACTTTAAGGTGTGACAACTTgttctttaattaaaaacacagtCATTTGTACAACAAATGtacacataaaaatatacatgaaCAACTACATACTTTATGAATTACTGAAGACACAACGtaagtaaacataaaaaaaatgcacacaaaaggatgagaaaatgccacaaaaaagaaaatgtgttactTTGCTTTGGTCTAGTCACAGTGGCTACATTTGAAATAGATATTTTgtctaaataaaagacaatgtCACTCTGTTATACTATTTAgtgttttacatatttacacagAAAAAGGTTATGCAACAAtgaagagaggggaaaaaacagaagtCTGGGATGCACACAGTACTTTTCAGTTTGCATCACCTGTGTTTGTTGTTCATCTGTACCTGTGCTGcaggtgagtgagtgagtgagtaacaGTCTAGGTCTGGTTAACAAATTGAATATTGTTGGGCAAACCCAACTTGTTCCATTCAAAGTTACCTCCCATGGCtttatgttaaaaatgtatGCAGACTTTTAATATTTCTACAAAATCTCTGAAACCACAGTGAATGTGGTATAGTCATGCAAAATATGACTGATTAAATATGCTGATCACATTTTCTGAATGGGATTCATTTGAATTTCCAAGTATAGGAAACATAACACTTTCTTGGATTGCATCAGCTCTGATCTCCACtcaaagggatagttcagatttactgtggttatatgaggtacttatctatAGTCTGTgtattacatacagtacatcgCAGTCTGcacacccccagtttggagaagcaagcaggtcaggaggaaaaaaaacccaatgaaCTGCTGCTAATGGGGGTAGCAGTAAAACTTATTTTTGCCATGTAAAAAATGGCTacttaaaaaatgtgcactatattaaaaatattttcatcgctttaccttgccatcagacagccctgtttaagtttacgcAGGGGAgctgaagctgttatctatgctCTCATTAaagacaccagactccattgacaaaaaacataattttatctcacagaacacagtggttgctGGTCTACTCTGAcatgatatattttttgttattgcgTGActttggcatttaaagggttagttcagagtaccaaagtcacaaaatcacacaaacaaactaccCGATTGAGGCAGCtatagaccagcaactcctgtgatttgtgaggtaaaattacagtttttgtcaatggagtctggtggcatTTAGTTCACCCTATATACAGCTAAACAGCGCAGTCTTACATCAAGGTAAATCattgaaagtattttttatatagtgtacACATAAactaaaattgatttttttaaaacatttttttggtacTGGTCCcctccacagcagtacattgcttcaCTGTTCTGGTACTCCTGCATGCTTCTCCGAACTAAGGACATGCTGACTGTCATCTACTTTAGATAGTACACTGAGTACGGATAAGTACCTCTTGCAACCCCACTGCAATAAATCTGAACCATCTGTTTAAACATAAAGTCTCTCTCTTAAAAAGGACCCATCTCGTGCTTTTATAAACTAACAACGTGCACgaaaaccaacaatgaagacATGAATCGGTGTGATATTATGATACTGACTATCAAATGAGAGATCAATAAAAATGGAGAGACAACAGATCAGAACAGAGCCTAAAATAAAAGCTCCCAACTGTTTATCAGCTGCAAAGTTTGGTCATTAGAgtgtatgtttgtgtcacaCAGAttatataatgtaaacatattttcatgCATTACAGTATTAGGTGCACTCTTTTCTATGCTGCCGCCTCCATTTATAACAGATCCATCATTTGAAATATTGGTATGtgatacatatttatatatatatatagaagtcTTTATACTTTGTATATTAAATGCACACTTATATCAGTACTACAACAAAATATCTTCAGGtgctatatataaaaaaatatacaacatcTCCTCCATTATATAGATTTCCATTTTAACTATTATTCCTTGATATAGACtctttgtaaaataaaagttctcAGCCCACTTCTTCTCTTCATGTTCTCAGTGTTACACACAGCCCTGCATCTATGAGAAAACAACTTCAAATGTCAACATGCTCCTCACTGCTTTACATTAAGGGCTTCAACAACTGACCTGCCTTATGGACATTCAGCGCTGGAGCTACTGCATCTGCAAACTCTCATCTCACCTCTATCTGAACCGGCTTCTTCTGAAATCTGATATAACAAAGACATGCAGACATGCCAGTCTTGCTACCTGTATAGCAGTCAGTGAAGATTATAGTCTAGGGGAGACTAGGAAGACTTTAAAAAGTGTTATTTGGCTCTGGGCTgccaaaagctaaaaaaaaaaaaaagagcactaATGGAAATGAAGGAGAATAAACGGAAACTCTGAATAAGCATGCCTTAAATCTCTCAGTGACGTCACAAACTAACTGAAAGAATGTGCTCCATTTTTAGTTTCCTGATACCGACTGCAGACTGTTAAAAATAGTTGAGTAAGAAGCAGAGAtagagatggaaagagagagcagacagagggacagaaatAGAAAGAGAAAGACGAGAATCAGCAGCATCCTGGTGATATCTCCCATGCTATGGTCTGTTTCGAAGTGCTACataactgtaaaatgtaaatgtttatgtCAGAGCTTTCTGCGTTGTCTGAAGGAGCCCAGCAGACTGTTGGTGTTCTAGAAAACACAAGCAGCGTTCTTTCTTTGAACGTTTagtctctgtgtcctctgtgGTTTTCAAAAGTCGGATGTCCACATGTGAATGCCAAAAATGGTTTGTTGAAGTTTGATGATTTCCTCCAGAAGAGTGACAGTTGTATCCCACACAAAAGGGCAAAGAGAGGTTGTGCAAAATGGTATCATGTTTCCCTCAATGAGCAGATTCTTTCATCGCAGGTGATGACTATATATACTCCAAATCTCCGGAGGGACAACAGTCACAATACATTCTTTTTTCAAACACTCTGTTGAGGAAATGGAGCACaagcacaaaaatattttttgccttttttctcatgaaatgaaatgaactgCTGATCCTCTGAACACCATAACATACAGCAGATGTTGTAATATTTGGTGTTACTTTCCCTTCAGTAGAGGACTAGTACAGCTGTTGTTTGGACGGGTGATGAGATCATTATTAATAGCCAAGCAGCGGTGGTGTTGATGGGACTGCTGACATGATGCATCATTACATGCATGCTGGTGGCCGGGCATTAAGCCTTGTGTGCTACCGAGAAAAGGTGTGACTGCACTTTGACCAGACTGCTGTGCCTGTAGTAAAATTTTTTGCTTTAAGTTCCCGCAGATTTTCAATACCCTGATTTGAACATGGTCTGTGAAAGAAACACTTTCTTCGCTGCTTTTGCTCCCACAGAAGGAAAGAAGTCTTTGTGCTGGctttgtagtggaataaaaaccCCTCAAAAGCATCGGAGTGGACACATTATAGGGATTTATTGGGGTACAGGAAGTAAGAATGCACCTTTGGGAGACCTCCCTTTTGACAGTGACGAGTGGTGAGTGCTCGTTTAGTGGTCCAGGTAAAGCCATGTTGAAGGTAGTGCAGTATTTGGCCTGGAGTTCAATGTTTGGTTTACATCCTCAGAGTATTTTGTGAGTTATGTTTCCATGTTTCTGTGCACATAgtactgtaaatgtgtgttttttttagatctcaGTGGCGGTGATTTCCTCAAAGTGGATGTCGTTGCTGCCACTGTGGACCTCATAGTCCTCCATGTCCCTGCTCTCCAACTCCAGACTCAGCTCCCGCATCACGCGCTCAAGATCCCGGTTTCGTCGGTACATCTGGATGTagttctgctgcagctgtttcTGGTAGCGGATTACCTGGGTGGGGGGAAGTACGGCAAGTAAGTAAATCAGTAGGGAGGATCAGAGTAAGCTTTGAAATTTGTTCCTTCTCCTTAccttttccttctcctcctgccaCACCCTCCTCTCATCCTCAAACCGTGAGAGTTGCTCCTCGCTAGTCCTCCTCTCGTACATGAGTTCAGCCTTCAGCCTGTCAACCTGAGGAAAAGAGGTGGTGCACTGTTTCAGTGACAGATGAATTTAtctcctttacttaagtaaaagtaacaccacggtgtaaaaacacacatactcaTGACACCGCTGATGTCACACACTAACACATCCCCACCTATGTTAACTACTTGGTTTATAATctttcttataataataattacaattattaataataataataataggttaTGCTTGttatttggcattttgtgtcaattcCTGTGTTTTTCATGGCTCATGTGCAGAGTTATGACAAATTGGGGGCTCGtccgttttttctttttgtgccaAACATTCTAGTTATGATATTGgcagatttgttttaaatgtgtttgctaGCTCTCTGACATGTGGTAACTAGTCGCACATCTTGGTTTATTTTCAGGTTAAGACTAGTTTGGttgtttagtttggtttaaTTCATAGGTTTAATTAGGGACATTTACACGTAGTAGGTGTTTTCCTTCAACCTTCCCATTATGCTGAAAAATTGTCCAGATGATTgttatatcattatatattatattatttaattatcaaTATTTATGCATTAAATGGAAGCAGAATATTGATGTCATTAATTGTCATGGTGGTTCTACTTTTCAAAACCACGGACTATATGTTCATCATCATGTGCAATACATCTGTCTACTACATCCTGCCATGTCATCTGCGCTTTACTCCTtagacactttttattttatattgttatattaaaatgtatatttttatagtatagtatagtatagtgtttttctcatattatcctacattgtgattgttttatattgtttttgtaactttggaggGAGggatctggaaccagaatttccttccTGATAAATAAAAttctatcttattttatctaacTTACTTTCACTACTTTATGCACTGTTTTTTGTAGATTAACACATAACAATGGATCATATATTAGCTAATTATTCTGCAAAGTAATAATGATGagtgttaaataaatgtagtgggggaaaaaatatgaacaatattTTTCTCTGAAACGTAGTAATCGTTTTCATTATTTATGCCTGGAGAAGCTGCAGTAAAAACGTACCTGTTGTCTGAATCCCAGCACTGCTTCTGCATTCTGCCTCTGAGCCTTGGCTTCATCACTCTCCCCTCCCCAGACCAGATGAGTCTCCTCCACATCCCGGTACAAAGATGGACTTGGACCACCCCTCCCTGTCATACCTCTACCCAGCGGGAGTGAGAGGCTCATGCATTGCCCCTTCATGGTCATATTTCCAGGTAGAGAGTGTCCGCTGTGATTGGACAGAGTGTCTCGGAGGCGGGATGACTCCTCTTCCAAACGGCCCACTTTCTCCCGGAGCAGCTCGGCTTCGCTCTTGCGCCTCTGGAGTTCGTTCTCGCAGACTTCTAGCTCCAGAGATCGAGTCCGCAGGGCCGTCCCTGCCTCCTGGGTTCGAGCCTGGGAAGCTTGCAGTTCAGAACGGGCTTCTCTCAGCTGGGCTTTCAGAACCACAATGTCTCCGGCCTTCTGGGAGAGCTCCGACTGGATCTCCTTCAGCTGCTGCTTCAGGAGGGAGATCTCTCCTGACTTTTGACATACCTGAAGGGACAAGTGAATATGAGTTAGAAAGAGGTGGCATTGCTGAAATAATTATGAGGTTCATTTAGGCTGACTGGGTGTCACCTCTGATTCTTACACATTTCTTTTCGTGGCATGTTATGCTTTAATTAGTGAGTCAAAGCAAAGATCAGTTTAATTGCTTTAATCACCCTGACCTAACACCACTCAAGTGTCTAACTCTCACTCACCTCCCACTTCGTCTCTTCCAGGCGTGGTCCTAGCTGGGTCTGCTCCCTCTGGATGGTGGCGCACCTTCTTTCCagtgtctctctgtcctgcagcagagaggagaaatcctcctgcagcttctttTTCTCTTGCTGGAGCTGAAATACCTGACAACACATAGATATTCATATTTTACAACACTTATATACTAAAACAAATATGTCAATCTAGAATAAGACATGCACCGTCAAAGAGTCTATCTCCGGACTCACATCTAAAGCACAGAAGAGACAATTTGAACATCTCTCtacattttaaaaggtttttgAATATGTAGCGTACCTGTAACTGCAGGACCTGCTGCGCCCTCTGGGCCTTCTGAGAAGCCTGCTTCATCTTTGATGCACAGCTCTGTCTcagctcctccatctctctttcaCAGCGACGCTGCTTCTCCTCATACACCTTTCAGAGCACAAAAGAGgcaagaggtcagaggtcactaaCGTGATCATTCAGTTATTAATTTAGTGTTTCACAGGGAGGTTTGGTCAGTGCGGTGTGGTGAGTGTCTTGATTTCTCACCTGGCATATGGCAGCCTCATTCTCATCCAGATTTTCCCGGAGCTGCTGGAGCTCCAGGTCTCGTTCCTTcagcttctcctccagctccctCACCACCGCCTCATAGCCCTCCACGGGTGGCGGCGAGTGACCACATGACCCGCTGTCTGACAGGGGCTGCCCGCGCCCACTTAGCGACCCCGAGCCTGTGCTCTTGCTGGAAGATGAACGTCCACTGTCTGAGTTAGTGTGGCCGTGGCTCCCGCTTCCACCTGAAGTGTTACGGCCTGTCACAGGCTCCAGCTGGCCCCCAGAGGCAGACCCAGAGCTGGAGCCCTCACTGGGGGCCAGACTGTAGCCTGTGCTGCTGTGGGTAGGGAGGCTGGAGAGGGAGTTCCTGCCTGAATCTGACATGGAGCAGGACTGGCTGCTGCGAGCATTGCGGCAGCCGCTGTAGGAGTTGCGCTTCCCTTCAGAACTAGAACTGCTGCTCCCTCCGATGCCGTTGGAGCCGCTGGCGTTGTTTGGTCCACTGAGGGGCAGCAGGAGGTTGAGGCTGGCCTGGCTCTCTGACAGACTGCTGCCCCCCGGCCGTGGTGACAAGTACTGCACAGAGTGACGATTCTTGGGAACGACAGGTTTGAACGCTGTAGGACGTATCAGCACTTTCTCCATGTTCTGAAAGTacataattataaaaaacagcATTAGTGATTGATAAAAGCTAAGCTGCGCTAATTAGCAACGGCTGAATAAAACTCATTAGAGAGGGGTGAGTGATATGCTGGCAGGTCACCCCCCCAGGCTCTGATTAGTTTAATTTGGTTTAATTGATATTCATGGGCTTCGTTAAGCAATTTTCCTAATGATTTTTCTATCATCTAAGATATAGAGAGACAGGCAAGAGAAGGAGAGGACAGAGAAAATCAGATTAAAGGGCAGAGAAACAGGAGGGAGAAGAGTGGAGGCAGAGGCGAAATGAGGTGAAAGCTCCTCACATGTTCTGTAAGCAGTTTTCTTAACAACGTTCCTCAGGGTCCACTAAATACGTCAGTGAATATAAGTGAACTCTGACATTGATCATGAAGTGTTTGCAAGGTGAGTAGCTGTCAGATGATCCATCTGCATCTGTCAGGCCAGTGATTAAGCTTCTCCTTTGGATCGATGGAAATAAATAGCCAATTAGACAGCTGAGGTAATCTGCTGTAAAACACGTCAGCACATGCTGCAGAAATGCTCACATCTGCTCAAGTGTTTCACGAGAACAGTGAGCGTTTCgaggagagcagagaaaaaagtCCTCGCTTTGATTTTTCAATGGCATAGCATGTAATCTTGAGCTGTAATTAAAGACGACATTTATCTATAAATATCTTTAGGTCAGAGGTCATGATCATCTACACATAAACACTCATACGCATACTGAAAGACGCTTAAAGTGAGATAGTGTTTCTACTCATACCACACTATTACACCAAATGTATGTCACATACAACATTTTTATATCAGGTAAAACCAACAGTAGGGGTGTTACGATTCTCCACGATGCTTCACAATACAATTAAACTTCCAATAACCTTAGACTTTGAATTTCAAGGCCATGTTTTGACTATCTTttccattaaaatattttttttgatgatcAAATCCCCATTTGTGAAGACCAACAGATCATTTGTTTTATGCCCTGATAACTgccattcacattttttttaaatcttctttgAAAACATAGGCTAAATGGTATCATGTGTGATACAATTGCTATACGTTTGTGTAATTAATCACATTAAGGCCATATGGTAACATTTTCGAATTTGCAgatcctgcttttgattttgaCAGTTCAACCTGAAAGCtgtttttcaattcaatttcgATGATACATTTTTGATCCTAGATTGAATTAACACACCCCAAACAAACAGTATTTAGAAATCTAAatacatcaacaacaaaaaaataatttaaaaaaggcatATAATCTTGCCATTGTCAGTGGACAACTATGCCTTTGTGTGTTGGCGCATTCAATGTCAGGAAGGTGCCAGAAAAGAGTTAGTTAACAGTATAAAACCAGCATTGTTAGGTTAGTAAAATGTTACAGTCgatacttctttttttacatgtcAGTTCCCATCCACGTACCCGACTAAATTGGAACAATGTTTGAGTGCAACTTGGACAGAGACTCTCAGAATTTGTGGCTGAGATGACAAAGAGTCATAGCATACCACTGACAACTGCAGAATTTTTCCGAGGACTGAATGCTGATTGTAACCTTGTAACCTCCCACTGAAGACAAAAGCCAGATTTAGTGAGATGGTTTAGTGGGTGGGATACTGATATGCCTGCAGTAAGCCTAATATATCTGCTGGGACAAACTGTCAGTCTAACTCTACAGTCTGCTCCTCTTACCTTCTCTAACTGTCCGGATACTGGGATGAGTTTTGGAGGAGGCCCTCCAATGTTGCCGTTCAGTGTCCTGTTGTCCCTTTGGTCCTCCGAGTCACTGCAGGGGCTTGCAGCTGCCACTACCACATTCTCATTCCAGTCTCCAACCACC
Encoded here:
- the lzts2a gene encoding leucine zipper putative tumor suppressor 2a gives rise to the protein MALVQALPVTVTDHPNPGLEVQQCRPLSSHSPSGPCPGPCGPCSSGTTMGSVSSLISGRTYQERHCRAASEFTTKSRRSTPATSCFRLQDNTLRSGSSLEQLLVVSNQTLPQAHVVPPPLPTKKQPRPGNSAGTGGNSAGASTGVVAGAVGGGTNGNFGHVSNEVVVGDWNENVVVAAASPCSDSEDQRDNRTLNGNIGGPPPKLIPVSGQLEKNMEKVLIRPTAFKPVVPKNRHSVQYLSPRPGGSSLSESQASLNLLLPLSGPNNASGSNGIGGSSSSSSEGKRNSYSGCRNARSSQSCSMSDSGRNSLSSLPTHSSTGYSLAPSEGSSSGSASGGQLEPVTGRNTSGGSGSHGHTNSDSGRSSSSKSTGSGSLSGRGQPLSDSGSCGHSPPPVEGYEAVVRELEEKLKERDLELQQLRENLDENEAAICQVYEEKQRRCEREMEELRQSCASKMKQASQKAQRAQQVLQLQVFQLQQEKKKLQEDFSSLLQDRETLERRCATIQREQTQLGPRLEETKWEVCQKSGEISLLKQQLKEIQSELSQKAGDIVVLKAQLREARSELQASQARTQEAGTALRTRSLELEVCENELQRRKSEAELLREKVGRLEEESSRLRDTLSNHSGHSLPGNMTMKGQCMSLSLPLGRGMTGRGGPSPSLYRDVEETHLVWGGESDEAKAQRQNAEAVLGFRQQVDRLKAELMYERRTSEEQLSRFEDERRVWQEEKEKVIRYQKQLQQNYIQMYRRNRDLERVMRELSLELESRDMEDYEVHSGSNDIHFEEITATEI